Proteins from a genomic interval of Streptomyces fodineus:
- a CDS encoding amino acid permease, protein MSERTSTSRAKARAGEDLLDDDATLHAMGYPRKLTRRFQAFDNFAISFTIINILSGIFSSFGFGMNAGGPRILVFGWIGVCVMVLLIGAAMAEVASAYPTSGALYFSAGKLAKRHKGAWSWFTGWLNFVGQIGGTAATGYAAATFIQAFMNLQWPSYQPTVHQTVLITALVIVVQGLANTYTVQLVAVLNRISVWWLLIGLVVIVGALTVMPDHHQPASFVTHFENNTGFTNGLYGGMLGLLVTSWTFTGFDGSFHMSEETVRATVNAPKGITRAIGYSAITGLILMLALVYSIGDYAKVASSEAPPVQILIDGLGLRTAKIMLLIVIGAMLFCGLANLTSNTRQIFAFSRDGAMPGSRWWHSVSPRTRTPVKAVWLAVACSLALVVPGWWSHTAFTAIVSVNVVGLFLAYAVPIFLRLRLGTAFEPGPWHLGRWGRPVGWLAVIWIVLSSVLFMLPQASPITVDTFNYAPIALGAVLVVATVWWFATARRRFQGPVSYGRPDEVAAMDLV, encoded by the coding sequence GTGTCGGAACGGACATCGACGTCCCGGGCGAAGGCCCGCGCGGGCGAAGACCTGCTCGACGACGACGCGACCCTGCACGCGATGGGTTATCCGCGGAAACTCACCCGGCGCTTCCAGGCGTTCGACAATTTCGCGATCTCCTTCACCATCATCAATATCCTGTCGGGCATTTTCTCGTCCTTCGGGTTCGGTATGAACGCGGGCGGCCCCCGCATTCTGGTGTTCGGCTGGATCGGCGTCTGCGTCATGGTGCTGCTCATCGGCGCGGCCATGGCGGAAGTCGCCTCGGCCTATCCGACGAGCGGTGCCCTTTATTTCTCCGCCGGTAAACTTGCAAAGCGGCACAAGGGAGCCTGGTCCTGGTTCACGGGCTGGCTCAACTTCGTCGGCCAGATCGGCGGGACCGCCGCCACCGGCTATGCGGCCGCGACCTTCATCCAGGCCTTCATGAACCTGCAGTGGCCCTCCTACCAGCCGACCGTGCACCAGACGGTCCTGATCACGGCCCTGGTCATCGTCGTACAGGGCCTCGCCAACACCTACACCGTCCAGCTCGTCGCCGTGCTGAACCGTATTTCCGTGTGGTGGCTGCTGATCGGACTCGTCGTGATCGTCGGCGCACTCACAGTGATGCCGGATCATCATCAGCCGGCGTCGTTCGTGACGCATTTCGAGAACAACACCGGCTTCACGAACGGACTTTACGGCGGCATGCTCGGCCTGCTCGTCACGAGCTGGACGTTCACCGGGTTCGACGGCAGCTTCCACATGTCCGAGGAAACGGTCCGTGCGACGGTCAACGCGCCGAAGGGCATCACACGCGCCATCGGCTATTCGGCGATCACCGGGCTGATCCTGATGCTGGCATTGGTCTACAGCATTGGCGACTACGCCAAGGTGGCCTCTTCCGAAGCGCCGCCGGTCCAGATCCTCATCGACGGCCTCGGTCTGCGTACCGCCAAGATCATGCTCCTCATCGTCATCGGCGCGATGCTCTTCTGCGGTCTCGCCAACCTCACCAGCAACACCCGGCAGATCTTCGCCTTCTCCCGGGACGGCGCCATGCCCGGCTCCCGCTGGTGGCACTCGGTCTCGCCGCGCACCCGTACGCCCGTGAAGGCGGTGTGGCTCGCGGTGGCCTGCTCGCTGGCCCTGGTCGTGCCGGGCTGGTGGTCGCACACCGCCTTCACCGCGATCGTCAGCGTCAATGTGGTCGGCCTCTTCCTCGCCTACGCCGTGCCGATCTTCCTGCGGCTGCGGCTCGGCACCGCATTCGAGCCCGGACCCTGGCACCTGGGCCGCTGGGGCCGGCCGGTGGGGTGGCTCGCGGTGATCTGGATCGTGCTCAGCAGCGTCCTGTTCATGCTGCCGCAGGCCTCCCCGATCACCGTCGACACCTTCAACTACGCGCCCATCGCGCTCGGCGCGGTGCTGGTCGTGGCAACGGTCTGGTGGTTCGCCACGGCCCGCCGCCGCTTCCAGGGGCCGGTCAGCTACGGCCGCCCCGACGAGGTCGCGGCGATGGATCTCGTCTAG
- a CDS encoding uridine kinase family protein codes for MRDLAARLRGLPPSLGPVRLIGVDGHAGAGKSTFAGHLAAALGGAPVLHLDDIASHEQLFAWTDRLMTQVIHPLARGERAHYTPYDWRARAFGAPRPLPAAPVVLVEGVGAGRRALRPHLTVLLWMETPRGESWTRGRLRDGAEQREFWEGWVAAERAHFAEDPSRPHADLLVLQTPKGYEVLPGPASTRGPDQSVTQSNEPSSLW; via the coding sequence ATGCGCGACCTCGCCGCCCGGCTGCGCGGGCTTCCCCCCTCCCTCGGGCCGGTCCGGCTGATCGGCGTCGACGGACACGCCGGCGCGGGAAAGTCCACCTTCGCCGGGCACTTGGCCGCAGCTCTCGGCGGGGCCCCGGTCCTGCACCTCGACGACATCGCCAGCCATGAGCAGCTCTTCGCGTGGACCGACCGGCTGATGACCCAGGTGATCCACCCGCTCGCCCGCGGCGAGCGCGCGCACTACACCCCCTACGACTGGCGCGCCCGCGCGTTCGGCGCGCCGCGCCCGCTGCCGGCCGCGCCCGTGGTCCTCGTCGAGGGGGTCGGCGCCGGCCGCCGGGCACTGCGGCCGCATCTGACGGTACTGCTGTGGATGGAGACACCCCGCGGCGAGTCCTGGACGCGGGGCCGGCTGCGGGACGGGGCGGAGCAGCGCGAGTTCTGGGAGGGATGGGTCGCGGCGGAGCGCGCGCATTTCGCCGAGGATCCCTCGCGCCCCCATGCCGATCTCCTGGTACTGCAGACGCCCAAGGGGTACGAGGTACTGCCGGGACCTGCGTCAACTCGTGGACCGGACCAAAGCGTAACCCAGAGTAACGAACCGTCCTCGTTGTGGTGA
- a CDS encoding AAA family ATPase — translation MDFGTQGPEAPADLAWLRGVDAYTMGAYPQAEEEFRAAVRMDSGMADGWLGLHALRIDTTTSLLRMFRHRDRFGEQRARHRRTLNSWYWLGWWVQPVLESPRDLLLAHASHWLDGRHVPELDRALAGLPPVDTDPQVRFLHACRSYLVKDWEQLVRHTDPLLDDPMLGIEAGLFGGMARVRLEMYGQAEPLLSAALMRCRSEQPQRKELRYWLARAHEGTGRSAAALPLYRAVHRVDPAFMDTSARLAAIAEGDGYDDTAGLAAISLTGAGQDSVDGPDGFDPLFGTEGRDLRLPEPDLPTGPLPSVSDPLVRAKTGVSSSPIPAGPTDPALLEEALAELERMVGLEPVKRQVKALSAQLNMARLRAGQGLPVQPPKRHFVFSGPSGTGKTTVARILGRVFYALGLLGGDHLVEAQRADLVGEYLGQTAVKANELIDSAIGGVLFVDEAYSLSNSGYGKGDAYGDEALQVLLKRAEDNRDHLVVILAGYPEGMDRLLAANPGLSSRFTTRVDFPSYRPQELTEIGKVLAAENGDLWDEEALEELRSIAGHVVEQGWIDELGNGRFLRTLYEKSCAYRDLRLSTYAGSLSREDLATLRLPDLMQAYGEVLSGRGPQDPPGM, via the coding sequence ATGGACTTCGGCACGCAGGGCCCCGAGGCCCCGGCCGACCTGGCCTGGCTGCGGGGTGTGGACGCCTACACGATGGGCGCCTATCCGCAGGCGGAGGAGGAGTTCCGCGCCGCGGTGCGGATGGACTCCGGGATGGCCGACGGCTGGCTCGGGCTGCACGCGCTCCGGATCGACACGACGACCTCGCTGCTCAGGATGTTCCGGCACCGCGACCGCTTCGGCGAACAGCGCGCCCGGCACCGCAGGACGCTCAACTCCTGGTACTGGCTGGGCTGGTGGGTCCAGCCGGTGCTGGAGAGCCCACGCGATCTGCTGCTCGCGCACGCCTCGCACTGGCTGGACGGCCGGCACGTGCCCGAGCTGGACCGGGCCCTCGCCGGACTCCCCCCGGTCGACACCGACCCGCAGGTCCGCTTCCTGCACGCCTGCCGCTCCTATCTGGTCAAGGACTGGGAGCAGCTGGTACGGCACACCGACCCGCTGCTGGACGATCCCATGCTCGGCATCGAGGCGGGCCTGTTCGGCGGCATGGCCAGAGTCCGGCTGGAGATGTACGGCCAGGCCGAACCGCTGCTGTCGGCGGCGCTGATGCGCTGCCGCAGTGAGCAGCCCCAGCGCAAGGAGCTGCGCTACTGGCTGGCCCGGGCGCACGAGGGAACGGGACGCTCCGCCGCCGCACTCCCCCTGTACCGGGCCGTGCACCGGGTCGACCCCGCCTTCATGGACACCTCGGCACGGCTGGCGGCGATCGCCGAGGGCGACGGGTACGACGACACCGCCGGCCTCGCCGCGATCAGCCTGACCGGGGCCGGACAGGACAGCGTGGACGGACCCGACGGTTTCGATCCGCTCTTCGGCACCGAGGGCCGTGATCTGCGGCTGCCGGAGCCGGATCTGCCGACGGGGCCCCTGCCGTCGGTGAGCGATCCGCTGGTGCGGGCGAAGACTGGGGTCTCCTCCTCGCCGATCCCGGCCGGGCCGACCGACCCCGCACTGCTTGAGGAGGCGCTCGCCGAACTGGAGCGCATGGTGGGGCTGGAACCGGTGAAACGCCAGGTCAAGGCGTTGTCCGCGCAGTTGAACATGGCCCGGCTGCGAGCCGGGCAGGGGCTGCCGGTGCAGCCGCCGAAACGGCACTTCGTCTTTTCCGGGCCGTCGGGCACCGGGAAGACCACGGTGGCGCGGATTCTGGGGCGGGTGTTCTACGCGCTCGGGTTGCTCGGCGGTGATCACCTGGTCGAGGCCCAGCGGGCGGACCTGGTCGGCGAGTACCTCGGGCAGACGGCCGTGAAGGCCAACGAGCTGATCGACTCCGCGATCGGCGGGGTGCTGTTCGTGGACGAGGCGTACTCGCTGTCCAACTCCGGGTACGGCAAGGGCGACGCGTACGGCGACGAGGCCTTGCAGGTGCTGCTGAAGCGGGCCGAGGACAACCGGGACCACCTGGTGGTGATCCTCGCCGGCTACCCGGAGGGCATGGACCGGCTGCTGGCCGCGAACCCCGGGCTGTCCTCCCGCTTCACCACCCGTGTCGACTTCCCCTCCTACCGGCCGCAGGAACTCACCGAGATCGGGAAGGTGCTGGCCGCGGAGAACGGGGATCTGTGGGACGAGGAGGCGCTGGAGGAACTGCGCTCCATCGCCGGTCATGTGGTCGAGCAGGGGTGGATCGACGAGCTGGGCAACGGGCGGTTCCTGCGGACGCTGTACGAGAAGAGCTGCGCGTATCGGGATCTTCGGCTGTCGACGTATGCGGGGTCCCTGTCCCGGGAGGACTTGGCCACGCTTCGGCTGCCCGATCTCATGCAGGCGTACGGGGAGGTGCTGTCGGGGCGGGGGCCGCAGGATCCGCCGGGTATGTGA